A stretch of the Actinomyces faecalis genome encodes the following:
- a CDS encoding metal ABC transporter permease: protein MSVTSPVAAMVPGDVWSWPVVSTFASAPYLLRALVLVVVLSLTCALVGTLVNLRCAEFQVEALVHAVFPGIVLGLAWHGSSGIVPTAFVVGLGAAVVLTWIGSRARRESSEAGTAVVLTSFFSAGLVVLLAVGDRSGQLEALMFGRLLEVTDARLVQALVTCAIGAAVVLLTWKEQVCLAFDATAARASGLRPGWLDLVLNIAVAAVVVSGATAVGTLLVIGYVVLPAATGRLLGRSVRSLFLIAAMTGLLSGMVGLVLITVPASRPVSPQATIILVMALVLVTAAAWSRWVSRWTNRRGRPVAAPACRAVGPAGTGLPALVMDGGMEGQG, encoded by the coding sequence GTGTCTGTGACGTCCCCGGTGGCTGCCATGGTGCCCGGAGACGTCTGGTCCTGGCCGGTCGTCAGCACCTTTGCCTCCGCCCCCTATCTGCTGCGGGCACTGGTCCTCGTGGTGGTCCTGAGCCTGACCTGCGCCTTGGTGGGCACGCTGGTCAACCTCCGGTGCGCTGAGTTCCAGGTGGAGGCGTTGGTGCACGCCGTCTTTCCCGGTATCGTGCTGGGGCTGGCCTGGCACGGGAGCTCGGGCATCGTCCCGACGGCCTTTGTGGTGGGGCTGGGAGCTGCCGTGGTACTGACCTGGATCGGTTCGCGTGCACGGAGGGAGTCCTCCGAGGCAGGCACAGCGGTTGTCCTCACCTCGTTCTTCTCCGCCGGGCTCGTCGTGCTGCTGGCGGTGGGGGACAGGTCGGGGCAGCTTGAGGCCCTGATGTTCGGCAGGCTGCTGGAGGTGACCGATGCGCGCCTTGTCCAGGCGCTCGTGACCTGCGCCATCGGAGCAGCTGTGGTGCTCCTGACCTGGAAGGAGCAGGTGTGCCTGGCTTTCGATGCGACGGCCGCTCGTGCCAGCGGCCTCAGGCCGGGGTGGCTTGACCTCGTCCTCAACATCGCGGTTGCGGCCGTGGTGGTCAGTGGTGCGACCGCGGTGGGAACCCTGCTGGTGATCGGCTATGTGGTCCTGCCAGCCGCCACCGGACGTCTGCTGGGAAGGAGCGTGCGGTCCCTCTTCCTCATCGCGGCCATGACCGGACTTCTCAGCGGAATGGTGGGCCTGGTGCTCATCACCGTCCCGGCCTCAAGGCCAGTGTCGCCACAGGCGACGATCATCCTGGTGATGGCACTTGTGCTTGTCACCGCGGCGGCCTGGTCCCGATGGGTGAGCCGCTGGACGAACCGACGAGGAAGACCGGTGGCTGCGCCGGCGTGCAGGGCGGTTGGGCCGGCGGGCACCGGGTTGCCCGCCCTCGTCATGGACGGTGGCATGGAAGGGCAAGGATGA
- a CDS encoding metal ABC transporter ATP-binding protein: protein MRRRWQGDEGRRRRETARHPVHSPVLRLEEASFAYGRRVALEAVTGQLEAGEGLALIGPNGSGKTTLLRGLLGMVHVPTGRVEVAHAPAGRARPGSVGYVPQVSDLDQGFPVTAMGVVLMGTFPSLGLGRRPGRRERDRCLSALEAVGLNGLEGRRFGELSGGQQQRVLLARCLASDPVLVLLDEPFNGLDQPNRDALLEILAGLKSQGVGVVVSTHDLVLARESCEQVALLRGRQIGFGPREEVLVPEMIQQAYGPGAVIAG from the coding sequence ATGAGAAGGCGATGGCAAGGAGATGAGGGGCGTCGTCGCCGAGAGACGGCGCGGCATCCAGTGCATAGCCCCGTCCTGAGGCTGGAGGAGGCCTCCTTCGCCTACGGACGACGGGTAGCCCTGGAAGCGGTGACAGGGCAGCTGGAGGCAGGAGAGGGTCTCGCCCTGATCGGCCCCAACGGCTCGGGCAAGACGACACTGCTGCGAGGACTGCTGGGGATGGTGCATGTCCCCACGGGACGGGTGGAGGTGGCCCACGCCCCTGCTGGCCGTGCGCGTCCGGGCTCTGTCGGCTACGTCCCGCAGGTCAGTGACCTGGATCAGGGATTTCCTGTCACGGCCATGGGGGTCGTGCTCATGGGGACCTTCCCCTCACTGGGGCTGGGACGCCGTCCCGGCAGGCGCGAGCGTGATCGCTGCCTGAGCGCGTTGGAGGCCGTCGGGCTCAACGGCTTGGAGGGGCGCCGTTTTGGCGAGCTGTCTGGCGGCCAGCAGCAGAGGGTCCTGCTGGCCCGCTGCCTGGCCAGTGACCCGGTCCTCGTCCTACTCGATGAGCCCTTTAACGGCCTGGACCAGCCCAACCGGGACGCTCTGCTGGAGATCCTGGCTGGGCTCAAGTCGCAAGGGGTTGGTGTGGTGGTCTCGACCCATGACCTGGTCCTGGCCCGCGAGTCCTGTGAGCAGGTCGCGCTGCTGCGCGGCCGGCAGATTGGCTTCGGACCTCGCGAGGAGGTCCTGGTGCCTGAGATGATCCAGCAGGCCTACGGCCCAGGCGCGGTGATCGCAGGATGA
- a CDS encoding metal ABC transporter substrate-binding protein gives MRPTFHCSRRALAVLGGACALSLAACDRSPATAGKSADSSPSRLTVVASTTQIADYVTQLASGGDDLAVTRTGADGTVTQLGAPPSKASVHLELTCLLAANASAHEHEMTAPQSRALAQADLFLVSGVDLEHFLDDAVVATGFAGTMVVTSGVLGAADIDDLAAQKEREKGLAYSVDRGETAVKVRQWPFVPEGGDSEPEFRYDPHVWTSPRGAMVQVANIGAALERMAPSGAQTLRQHVETYTQRLEALDQWVRQSLDTVASDRRVLFTSHDAFGYFATDYDVRFEGAALSDFNAQQDATAHKIQQTVDAVRHSGAVAIFAETSNNPRSVQKVAEVAGVRAVIGDEALYGDSLGEPGSDGETYIGSILHNVTNLTTAWGGTPADLPQDLQPWAPQNTLEP, from the coding sequence ATGAGACCTACGTTCCATTGCTCTCGCCGTGCCCTTGCCGTTCTCGGCGGCGCCTGTGCTCTGTCCCTGGCCGCCTGTGACCGCAGCCCTGCCACTGCCGGGAAATCGGCGGATTCTTCTCCAAGTCGCCTCACCGTGGTGGCATCGACCACTCAGATTGCCGACTATGTCACTCAGCTGGCCAGCGGTGGTGACGACCTTGCCGTCACCCGCACGGGGGCCGATGGCACTGTCACGCAGCTGGGGGCCCCGCCGAGCAAGGCCTCAGTCCATCTGGAGCTGACGTGCCTGCTCGCCGCCAATGCCTCGGCGCACGAGCACGAGATGACTGCACCTCAGTCGCGGGCCCTGGCCCAGGCGGACCTCTTCCTCGTCTCCGGGGTTGACCTGGAGCACTTCCTCGATGACGCCGTCGTCGCGACAGGCTTTGCAGGGACGATGGTCGTGACCTCAGGGGTGCTCGGGGCGGCAGACATCGATGACCTTGCCGCCCAGAAGGAGAGGGAGAAGGGACTGGCCTACTCCGTCGACCGGGGTGAGACGGCTGTCAAGGTACGTCAGTGGCCATTCGTACCCGAGGGTGGGGACAGTGAGCCGGAGTTCCGCTATGACCCGCACGTGTGGACCTCGCCCCGCGGTGCGATGGTCCAGGTGGCCAATATCGGCGCGGCTCTGGAGCGCATGGCGCCTTCAGGGGCGCAGACCTTGCGCCAGCACGTCGAGACCTACACTCAGCGGCTGGAGGCGCTCGACCAGTGGGTGCGTCAGAGCCTGGATACCGTCGCGAGCGACAGGAGGGTGCTCTTCACGTCCCACGATGCCTTCGGCTACTTCGCCACAGACTACGACGTGCGCTTCGAAGGGGCGGCCCTGAGCGACTTCAACGCTCAGCAGGACGCCACGGCGCACAAGATCCAGCAGACCGTCGACGCCGTGCGCCACAGCGGGGCGGTTGCCATCTTTGCTGAGACGTCCAACAACCCCAGGTCGGTTCAGAAGGTCGCCGAGGTGGCTGGGGTCAGGGCCGTCATCGGGGACGAGGCCCTGTACGGGGACTCACTGGGAGAGCCAGGCTCCGACGGTGAGACCTACATCGGATCGATCCTCCACAACGTCACCAACCTCACCACCGCCTGGGGCGGCACCCCAGCCGACCTTCCTCAGGACCTCCAGCCGTGGGCGCCACAGAACACCCTTGAGCCATGA
- the deoC gene encoding deoxyribose-phosphate aldolase — translation MTTRAEIAAIIDHTLLKPEATTEQVAALVAQGAELGTYSVCVSPSQLPVQVPQGLRVATVCGFPSGAHATAVKASEAADAVAKGADEVDMVVNLRLVKEHDYDGVEADVRAVKEAVGQALLKVIIESAALSDEEIVAVCQASERAGADFVKTSTGFHPAGGASVHAVELMRATVGDRLGVKASGGIRDAQTAVAMVRAGASRLGVSATAAVLEGLES, via the coding sequence ATGACCACCCGCGCCGAGATCGCCGCCATCATCGACCACACGCTTCTCAAGCCCGAGGCCACCACTGAGCAGGTGGCCGCGCTCGTCGCCCAGGGGGCTGAGCTCGGTACCTACTCGGTGTGCGTCTCACCGAGCCAGCTGCCGGTCCAGGTCCCGCAGGGCCTGCGCGTGGCCACGGTCTGTGGCTTCCCCTCGGGCGCGCACGCCACGGCCGTCAAGGCGTCCGAGGCGGCTGACGCGGTGGCCAAGGGCGCGGACGAGGTCGACATGGTCGTCAACCTCAGGCTGGTCAAGGAGCACGACTACGACGGCGTCGAGGCCGACGTCCGCGCGGTCAAGGAGGCGGTGGGCCAGGCGCTGCTCAAGGTCATCATCGAGTCCGCGGCACTGAGCGACGAGGAGATCGTGGCGGTGTGTCAGGCCTCGGAGCGGGCAGGGGCTGACTTCGTCAAGACCTCAACCGGTTTTCACCCGGCTGGAGGCGCCAGCGTCCACGCGGTGGAGCTCATGCGGGCCACCGTGGGCGACCGCCTGGGGGTCAAGGCCTCGGGCGGTATCCGTGACGCGCAGACCGCAGTCGCCATGGTGAGGGCTGGCGCCAGCCGTCTGGGTGTGTCCGCGACGGCCGCCGTCCTGGAGGGCCTGGAGTCCTGA
- a CDS encoding peptidase T, translating to MVQAAGPALQDALAERFLRYSAVTSQSDASAHVIPSTPGQQVLADMLAVELRSAGAADVHVSDTAVVTALVPGTQPGAPAIGFCTHLDTVDAGLEPQVRARVVDYSGGDLVQGTGADGVERRILLAEHPELARYSGQRILVSDGTSVLGADDKAGVSTVMQLAADLLADDAAARREGCAAEPRGDVYLSFVPDEEIGLRGVRTMDLGRFPVQWAYTLDSCQVGEVVEETFNAATVTIRVQGVSAHPMSAKGILVNPILIAHEVVARLDPAQTPECTQGRQGYTWVHDVRGNQSGCVLTVSVRDHDRQGYETRKAELRAVVNEVAAAHPRAVVSMEVDDVYANLADARTADNEKALTHVYTALDRLGITPIPLAMRGGTDGSWLSTKGIFTPNVFTGAHNFHSAAEFLPLPSLEASYRVCRELVRLAAGY from the coding sequence ATGGTCCAGGCCGCCGGACCAGCCCTCCAGGACGCGCTCGCTGAGCGCTTCCTGCGGTACAGCGCAGTCACCTCCCAGTCGGATGCCTCTGCGCACGTCATTCCCTCCACGCCCGGCCAGCAGGTCCTGGCGGACATGCTGGCCGTAGAGCTCCGATCGGCCGGAGCCGCAGACGTCCACGTCTCGGACACCGCTGTCGTCACGGCGCTGGTACCTGGCACGCAGCCAGGGGCTCCGGCGATCGGGTTCTGCACCCACCTCGACACCGTGGACGCCGGGCTGGAGCCGCAGGTGCGTGCCAGGGTGGTGGACTACAGCGGAGGGGACCTGGTCCAGGGGACCGGGGCCGACGGCGTCGAGCGGCGGATCCTGCTCGCTGAGCACCCGGAGCTCGCCCGGTACTCCGGGCAGCGGATCCTGGTGTCCGACGGCACGAGCGTGCTCGGTGCGGACGACAAGGCAGGAGTGTCCACCGTCATGCAGCTGGCCGCCGACCTGCTCGCCGACGACGCGGCCGCCCGCCGGGAGGGGTGCGCGGCCGAGCCGCGCGGGGACGTCTACCTCTCCTTCGTCCCGGACGAGGAGATCGGGCTGCGTGGCGTGCGTACCATGGATCTGGGGCGCTTCCCGGTCCAGTGGGCCTACACCCTGGACTCCTGCCAGGTCGGCGAGGTGGTGGAGGAGACCTTCAACGCCGCTACCGTCACGATCCGTGTCCAGGGTGTGTCCGCGCACCCGATGAGCGCCAAGGGGATCCTGGTCAACCCCATCCTCATCGCCCACGAGGTCGTCGCCCGTCTGGACCCGGCCCAGACGCCCGAGTGCACGCAGGGACGTCAGGGCTACACGTGGGTCCATGACGTCCGCGGCAACCAGTCCGGCTGCGTGCTCACCGTCTCCGTACGCGACCACGACCGGCAGGGCTACGAGACGCGCAAGGCCGAGCTGCGCGCGGTGGTGAACGAGGTGGCGGCGGCGCACCCGCGGGCGGTGGTGTCGATGGAGGTTGACGACGTCTACGCCAACCTCGCTGACGCGCGCACGGCAGACAACGAGAAGGCCCTGACCCACGTCTACACGGCTCTGGACCGGCTCGGGATCACGCCGATTCCTCTGGCGATGCGCGGCGGGACGGACGGCTCGTGGCTGTCTACCAAGGGGATCTTCACTCCTAACGTCTTTACCGGCGCCCACAACTTCCACTCCGCGGCAGAGTTCCTGCCGCTACCGAGCCTTGAGGCCAGCTATCGGGTGTGCCGAGAGCTCGTCCGTCTGGCTGCCGGGTACTGA